One segment of Trichlorobacter ammonificans DNA contains the following:
- the nhaD gene encoding sodium:proton antiporter NhaD, whose protein sequence is MLLRLFLPLLVLLLPVTAFAGGGAGDIPDLTRTGMGIGAVVLFVAAYTLVILEEKLHLRKSKPVIIAAGIIWVLVAVTYQGLGKPDHAHSAIMHNLTEYAELFLFLLAAMTYINAMEERNVFNSLRSWLVNKGFTLRTVFWMTGLLAFFISPVADNLTTALLMGAVAMAVGGTNHRFVAVACINIVVAANAGGAFSPFGDITTLMVWQKGKVQFFEFFAIFIPSVINWIIPAVCMSLAVPKEKPEVSDAAVSMKVGAKRIMALFLLTIVTAVSFHNFLHLPPAVGMMLGLGYLSIFAYWLKKHEGRLLSGDNPLDVTGHNHATFDLFRKVAKAEWDTLLFFYGVILCVGGLGQFGYLAGVSKFMYEGLGHTTANVLVGILSAIIDNIPVMFAVLTMDPQMSHGQWLLVTLTAGVGGSLLSIGSAAGVALMGSARGIYTFGAHLKWTWAVALGYIASIVAHLFLNATYFTH, encoded by the coding sequence ATGCTGCTTCGTCTTTTTCTTCCATTACTTGTGTTGCTGCTGCCGGTTACCGCTTTTGCAGGCGGTGGTGCCGGGGACATACCGGATCTGACCCGCACCGGCATGGGCATCGGTGCCGTGGTGTTGTTTGTTGCGGCCTACACGCTGGTTATTCTTGAAGAGAAACTGCATCTGCGGAAGAGCAAGCCGGTAATCATCGCGGCCGGCATCATCTGGGTTCTGGTGGCTGTTACCTACCAGGGGCTTGGCAAGCCGGATCATGCCCACAGCGCCATCATGCACAACCTGACCGAGTACGCCGAACTGTTCCTGTTCCTGCTGGCTGCCATGACCTACATCAACGCCATGGAAGAGCGAAATGTCTTCAACTCGTTACGCTCATGGCTGGTCAACAAGGGATTCACGCTGCGGACCGTGTTCTGGATGACCGGCCTGCTGGCATTCTTTATCTCGCCGGTGGCGGACAACCTGACCACGGCCCTGCTGATGGGGGCCGTGGCCATGGCAGTGGGAGGGACCAATCACCGGTTCGTGGCGGTTGCCTGCATCAATATCGTGGTGGCGGCCAATGCCGGCGGCGCCTTCTCCCCTTTTGGCGACATCACCACCCTGATGGTCTGGCAGAAGGGCAAGGTGCAGTTTTTCGAATTCTTCGCCATTTTCATTCCATCAGTGATCAACTGGATCATCCCGGCGGTCTGCATGAGCCTGGCAGTACCCAAGGAGAAGCCGGAGGTGAGCGACGCGGCGGTCAGCATGAAAGTGGGTGCCAAGCGGATCATGGCTCTGTTCCTGCTCACCATTGTCACGGCGGTCTCCTTCCACAACTTCCTGCACCTGCCGCCTGCCGTCGGCATGATGCTGGGACTGGGCTACCTCTCCATCTTCGCCTATTGGTTGAAGAAGCATGAGGGGCGCCTGCTTTCCGGGGACAACCCGCTGGATGTCACCGGCCACAACCATGCCACCTTCGATCTGTTCCGCAAGGTGGCCAAGGCAGAATGGGATACGCTGCTCTTTTTCTACGGCGTGATCCTCTGCGTGGGAGGTCTGGGACAGTTCGGCTACCTGGCCGGGGTTTCCAAGTTCATGTATGAGGGGCTGGGCCATACCACCGCCAACGTGCTGGTGGGGATTCTGTCCGCTATTATCGATAACATTCCGGTAATGTTCGCGGTATTGACCATGGATCCGCAGATGTCCCACGGACAGTGGCTGCTGGTAACACTCACCGCCGGGGTAGGGGGAAGTCTGCTGTCCATCGGTTCCGCTGCCGGGGTAGCCCTGATGGGGTCTGCCAGAGGAATTTACACATTTGGGGCCCATTTGAAGTGGACCTGGGCCGTTGCTCTGGGCTATATTGCCAGCATCGTTGCCCATCTGTTCCTGAATGCAACGTACTTTACCCACTAA
- a CDS encoding YkgJ family cysteine cluster protein, translating into MYETLKRLLHLGEVVAKPRRVDGCACCGRCCEAFGGHLHASARDLARWRREGREDLLSRVNRLGWIWVDPPSNRLLDPCPFLSREAAGRKVCSINATKPDMCRDYPTVAHGHRCLNGVFLKL; encoded by the coding sequence ATGTACGAAACACTCAAGCGTCTGCTGCATCTTGGTGAGGTTGTCGCTAAGCCGCGCCGTGTCGACGGCTGCGCCTGTTGCGGCCGTTGTTGCGAAGCCTTTGGCGGACATCTGCACGCTTCTGCCCGTGACCTGGCACGGTGGCGTCGGGAGGGGCGGGAGGATCTGTTGTCTCGCGTCAACCGCCTGGGCTGGATCTGGGTTGACCCCCCGAGCAACCGGCTGCTCGACCCCTGTCCGTTTCTAAGCCGCGAGGCCGCTGGTCGGAAGGTCTGCAGCATCAATGCAACCAAACCGGATATGTGTCGGGACTACCCCACTGTGGCCCATGGGCACCGTTGCCTGAACGGCGTTTTTCTGAAGCTTTGA